In a genomic window of Pedobacter sp. KBS0701:
- a CDS encoding SusE domain-containing protein, with the protein MKKSIYILYTLLLISLFFGCKKEESTNVVTPPSAGSLAFKSSAAAVVLTSATDATNVVTFSFKAANFGVSVIPTYSLEFDVPADTLGANAWANAISVKLVTGTLEKAYLGADFNSLLANQLLLPTGAVSTLVVRLKAEVTQNTGTASTIKPIYSSLTMTVNPYKATIEYPALMVKGGNSWKTPTARTNGLVLTSAKFNSKYEGYLNLPNADGYGGDAFQLVSTKDAKVYGWGGTSTTMSLTGGNLYLTPAPAYMKVNADVDALTITYTPVKFFISGDDNAWSTSSTPLIYNETTGKWVAANVALTAGKTFVFTCNGGYDISYKVDANGALVYAGAPTWGGINIPVTKTGVFTVTLDLSAGDGNYTYSIK; encoded by the coding sequence ATGAAAAAATCTATTTATATCCTATACACTTTGCTTTTAATCAGCCTGTTCTTCGGCTGCAAAAAAGAGGAAAGTACAAATGTAGTTACCCCACCCAGTGCAGGTAGTCTTGCTTTTAAAAGCTCTGCAGCTGCTGTGGTGTTAACTTCCGCAACTGACGCCACCAATGTGGTGACCTTCAGTTTTAAGGCGGCAAACTTTGGGGTGAGCGTTATCCCAACTTACTCTTTAGAGTTTGATGTGCCTGCAGATACCCTTGGAGCAAATGCATGGGCAAATGCAATAAGCGTTAAACTTGTAACAGGTACTTTAGAAAAAGCTTATCTGGGTGCCGATTTTAATTCGCTTTTGGCTAATCAATTGTTATTGCCAACAGGTGCGGTAAGTACCTTAGTTGTAAGGTTAAAAGCAGAAGTAACCCAAAATACAGGAACGGCTTCTACCATCAAACCAATTTACTCCAGCCTGACCATGACGGTTAACCCGTACAAAGCCACCATTGAATATCCGGCGTTGATGGTAAAAGGGGGCAATTCATGGAAAACACCAACCGCAAGGACGAATGGTTTAGTGTTAACCTCGGCTAAATTCAATTCGAAATATGAGGGATATTTAAATTTACCAAATGCCGATGGCTATGGTGGCGATGCTTTCCAACTGGTATCAACAAAAGATGCGAAAGTTTACGGTTGGGGAGGTACCTCAACAACCATGAGTTTAACCGGCGGTAATTTATACCTTACGCCAGCACCGGCTTATATGAAAGTAAATGCCGATGTAGATGCATTAACTATTACCTATACACCCGTAAAATTCTTTATCTCCGGTGATGACAATGCCTGGAGCACTTCATCAACGCCATTGATATATAATGAAACAACCGGTAAATGGGTGGCGGCAAATGTTGCCTTAACCGCAGGAAAAACTTTCGTATTTACCTGTAACGGCGGTTACGATATCAGTTATAAAGTAGATGCCAATGGAGCTTTGGTTTATGCAGGTGCGCCAACCTGGGGCGGAATTAATATTCCGGTGACCAAAACAGGTGTTTTCACGGTTACTTTAGATTTAAGTGCCGGTGACGGAAATTATACTTATTCGATTAAATAA
- a CDS encoding RagB/SusD family nutrient uptake outer membrane protein — MNFINKKYMKPRVLQLFMLACTAVIFTTSCNKLDLVPTNDLTADKVYTSAAGYKQSLAKVYGAFALTGNASVGQPDIPVEIIKDEGNSDFLRLYWNLQELTTDEAVWSWQNDAGIQGLHEMTWSSINSIINGLYYRSFFQITLCNDFINQSSDDNLSKRGIVGADADQVRRFRAEARFIRAYQYAVLMDIYGNPPLVTETTEIGGKDLPKQISRKDLFAYVESELKAIENDLAAPKGNEYGRADRAASWALLSRIYLNAEVYTGTARYTEAITYCNKITAAGYTLHGNYRELTIADNHLNTDENIFTINYDGTSTQNFGGTTYLMHGPAGVPAEVSGSNGNWGGLRITQQFVNLFADKTGATDTRAQFYMSGQNMEVNDLYTSTDGYSSTKYRNKTRSGAPAPHQDVAKDFSDIDFPLFRLGEIYLTYAEAVLRGGSGGSLTQALTYINQLRTRAYNGSIAGNITSSALTTDFILDERGRELWYEATRRTDLIRFGKFTTATYLWAWKGGVKGGTAVNSKYNLYPLPPTDLSANPNLRQNTGY, encoded by the coding sequence ATGAATTTTATTAACAAAAAATATATGAAACCACGTGTTTTACAACTATTTATGCTGGCTTGCACTGCGGTAATTTTCACCACATCATGCAACAAACTGGATTTGGTACCAACCAATGATCTTACTGCTGATAAAGTATATACTTCGGCCGCGGGTTACAAACAATCGTTGGCCAAGGTTTATGGCGCTTTTGCCCTTACCGGGAATGCTTCTGTTGGTCAGCCAGATATTCCGGTAGAGATTATTAAGGATGAAGGAAACTCTGATTTTCTTCGCTTATACTGGAATTTGCAGGAATTAACTACAGATGAAGCCGTTTGGTCGTGGCAAAACGATGCCGGAATCCAGGGGTTGCATGAAATGACATGGTCATCCATCAATTCCATTATCAATGGTTTATATTACCGTTCATTTTTTCAGATTACGCTTTGTAACGATTTCATCAATCAATCTTCGGATGATAATTTAAGCAAAAGAGGAATTGTTGGCGCTGACGCCGATCAGGTGCGCAGGTTCAGGGCAGAGGCCCGTTTTATCAGGGCTTATCAGTATGCCGTATTGATGGATATTTATGGAAATCCGCCATTGGTTACCGAAACTACCGAAATAGGCGGTAAGGATTTACCCAAACAGATTAGCCGTAAAGATTTATTCGCTTATGTAGAATCAGAACTTAAGGCCATCGAAAATGATTTAGCAGCACCTAAAGGAAATGAATATGGTCGTGCTGATAGGGCGGCATCCTGGGCGTTATTATCGAGGATATATTTAAATGCAGAAGTATATACCGGTACAGCCAGATATACTGAGGCCATCACCTATTGCAACAAAATTACCGCTGCGGGTTACACGCTTCATGGCAATTACCGCGAGTTAACCATTGCCGATAATCACTTAAATACGGATGAGAATATTTTTACCATTAATTATGATGGTACAAGCACCCAGAATTTTGGGGGTACTACTTACCTGATGCACGGACCTGCAGGCGTTCCTGCAGAGGTATCAGGATCAAATGGTAACTGGGGCGGATTAAGGATTACCCAACAATTTGTAAATCTTTTTGCTGATAAAACAGGTGCAACAGATACAAGGGCACAGTTTTATATGTCTGGGCAAAATATGGAGGTAAATGACCTGTACACTTCTACTGATGGCTACTCGAGCACCAAATACCGCAACAAAACCCGTTCTGGCGCCCCGGCTCCTCATCAGGATGTTGCCAAAGATTTTTCGGATATCGATTTCCCTCTTTTTCGTTTGGGCGAAATCTATTTAACCTATGCCGAAGCTGTTTTACGTGGCGGATCAGGTGGCAGTTTAACGCAGGCCTTAACTTACATTAACCAGTTACGTACCCGTGCCTATAATGGCAGTATAGCCGGAAATATCACATCGAGTGCTTTAACTACCGATTTTATTTTGGATGAACGTGGTCGTGAGCTTTGGTACGAGGCTACCCGCAGAACAGATTTGATTCGTTTTGGAAAGTTTACTACTGCAACCTATTTATGGGCATGGAAAGGCGGTGTTAAAGGTGGTACAGCTGTAAATAGCAAATACAATCTTTATCCATTACCACCAACAGATCTTTCGGCCAATCCAAATCTTCGTCAGAATACAGGTTATTAA